Proteins from a genomic interval of Schistosoma mansoni strain Puerto Rico chromosome 2, complete genome:
- a CDS encoding putative cation transporting ATPase, translating to MKRESMLTPKDDCIFCSIAYGKTNQTIRFETNDLVIFDDHLPKAQYHFQCVPKKHIRNAKYLTYEDIPLVMDMINCGRNYLTSQMKLDPEDFLFGFHWPPFNSVHHLHMHILGPKQLMGFNPMFDTRFRIFRKVESVLEKLRIKGEK from the exons ATGAAAAGAGAATCAATGTTAACACCAAAAGATGACTGTATTTTTTGTTCCATTGCTTATGGAAAGACAAATCAAACAATCCGTTTCGAA ACCAATGATTTAGTGATATTTGATGATCACTTACCAAAAGCGCAGTATCACTTTCAGTGTGTTCCTAAGAAGCATATAAGGAACGCTAAGTATTTGACATATGAAGATATACCACTAG TTATGGACATGATTAATTGCGGAAGGAATTATCTTACTAGTCAAATGAAATTGGACCCAGAAGATTTTCT GTTTGGATTTCATTGGCCACCATTCAATAGTGTTCATCATTTACACATGCATATCCTTGGACCTAAACAACTTATGGGTTTTAATCCAATGTTTGATACACGGTTTCGTATCTTCCGAAAG GTTGAAAGCGTTTTAGAAAAGCTCAGAATTAAAGGGGAGAAGTAA